From the Rhizobium sp. ARZ01 genome, the window GAGGCGACGCAGACGGTCTCGATCAGGCGGATATTGAGTTCGCGCGAGACGATTGCCGCAGGCACGAGACCGCCGCGCGTAATGCAGACGATCGCCCGCCATTCGCGGTCATTGTCGGCCAGACGCCATGCGAGTGCACGCGCGTCGCGGTGAAACTGGTCCCAGGAAACGGGAAAGGCTTTGTCGGGAAGCGACATGGCGGGCTCCTATCGCCGGCGGCCGGCGGAAATGCAGATGATCGGCCTTTTCTAAAGCAGTTGCGCCCCGAAGGGAAACGGCGCAAACGCGCCGTCTACCGAACATCCACAGCGAAGAAGAGCGGAGCTGCACCGAATTCCCGACAGCTGGACTGCACGCAATACAAGCTCAGCGCGACATGATCGCCGGTACGCGCAGGTCCTTCATCATCGCGCTGGTAACGCCGCCGAACAGGCGGTGCCGCAGCCAGGAATGACTGAAGGCACCCATGACCAGCAGGTTCGCGCCCGTCTGGCTGACGCGGCGGTTGATGACGTGCGCAACCGTGTCGCCGCCGGAGCTGACCGAATTGACGGTGACCGTCAAGCCGTGACGCGTGAGCGCAGACGCGATCTCTGCGCCCGAAAAGGCCGCATGCTCAGAAGCGCTGTCATGGGCATCGACCGTGAATATCTCGATCTGCTTTGCCTCCTGCAGCAGCGGCAGCGCGTCGAAGACGGCGCGTGCCGATTCGCGCGTACCATTCCAGGCAACCAGCACGCGTTCGGGGACTTCGGGGCCCGCGACGGCGTCGGAGATCAGGCAAAGCGGCCGACCACTCTCGTAGAGCAGGTCCTCGATGTCGGCGCGAGAAGGGCCGTTGCCTGTCGGGTCCAGTTGCACCGCAACCACCAGGTCGCTTGCCCGCGCGCTGTCGATGACGCCGCTGGCGCTATAGCCGGCGCTGCCGGTGAAGAGCCGCCATTCATGGGGAACGCCGGCGCGTTGGGCGAGTGTGCGGAAGGTCTTCTGGATTGCGCGCGAGACCTCCTGCGCCTGCGCCTGCTGCTCCATGATGGCGTTGGGATCGGGAAACTCCATCGGCGCTGCGATCGTGACCACGATCGGTGTTTCCGCGTGAACGCCAATCAGATGTGCTCCGTGCCGCTCGGCGAGTGCTATCGCGTGCTGCGTGACCTTTTCGGCGTCCTCCGCGGTACTGAGTACGGCGGTGATGGTCTTGTACGACATGGCGGTCTCCGTTGCGATCGGGGGCGATAACACGTTGAATTTCCGCTGATCCTTCCCCCAAATCACATCCAATTCAAGGGGGATGCGGAATCCGGTCGCCATTTGCCATCACAACTTAGCGATGCCGTACGGCGTCCAGACAGTTTCAATCTGCGCCGCCGGCTTTCAACCGGCCTTGATGCCGGTCAAGTTGCCGCCTTTGCCGACGCAATTTCGCCGATCATTGCGAGGATATCCTTTTCCGCCGCTTCAGCCGCTTTTTCCTCTCGGCTGCGAATGACGATCTCGGTCGAGAAGCGCGTTCCGTCGAACCGCGGATAGGAGCCGATCGAGGTTTCGGGATGGGCCTTCTGGATGGCGGTGAGCTGGGTGCCAATATCGCCTTCGCCGAAGGGGGAGGCGACACTGCGTGACAGCACGGGCGCGCCGGTCTGAAGCGTCGGCAGCAGAACGTCCAGCATCGCGATGAACACCTGCGGAACGCCGGCCATCACATGGACGTTGCCGATGCTGAAACCGGGTGCGGTCGAGACGCTGTTGGGGATATGCCGGGCGCCGACGGGCATCCGCGCCATCCGCTGCCGCGCCTCGTTGAACTCCATGCCGCGCCGGGCATACATCGCACCCATCAATTCCATCGCTGCCGCATCGTGCGTACAGGGCATGCCGAACGCCTTGGCAACGGCGTCGGCGGTGATGTCGTCATGGGTCGGCCCGATGCCGCCGGAGGTGAAGACATAGTCGTATCGCCCCCGCAAGGCGTTCAGCGCTTCGACGATCATGTCTTCCTCGTCAGCGACGATGCGGACTTCCTTGAGGTCGATGCCGGCGAGAAAGAGCATGTCTGCCAGATGCCCGATGTTCTTGTCCTTGGTGCGGCCGGACAGCAGCTCGTCGCCGATGGCGAGCATCGCGGCGGTGATGATCTTGGCGGAAGTCATGGGAAGGTTCCTTATGTCATGCGTTCGTTCAACGCAGCGAGGCGATTGTCAATCCTGCGCGAACAGTCTGTTTCGCCTGCGGGCGCTGGTCTTGTACGGCGATGTGCACCATGTTCGCAGCTGCAGCAATCAGCGGAATGTCCGCAACGCAACGAGAGAGAAGATGGCAAAAGTACTGGTTCTTTACTACTCCGCCTACGGGCATATCGAAACCATGGCGAATGCAGTCGCCGAGGGCGTGCGTTCCGCAGGTGCCGAGGCGGTGGTGAAGCGCGTTCCGGAACTGGTTCCGGAAGAGGTCGCCAAGGCCTCGCATTTCAAGCTCGATCAGGCAGCACCGATTGCGACCATCGACGAACTGGAAGAATATGACGCGATCATCGTCGGCGCCGGCACACGCTTCGGCACCGTTGCGTCGCAGATGCGCAATTTCTGGGATCAGACCGGCGGCCTGTGGTTCAACGGCAAGCTCGTGGGTAAAATTGGGTCGATCTTCACCTCGTCTGCGACGCAGCACGGCGGCCAGGAGTCGACCCTCCTGAGCTTCATGCCGACGTTCCTGCACCACGGTATGGTCGTCGCCGGCCTGCCTTACGCCTTCCAGGGCCAGATGGGCGTCGATGAGATCAAGGGCGGCTCGCCCTACGGCGCCTCGACGATCGCCGACGCCGACGGCTCGCGTCAGCCTTCCGCCGTCGAACTCGACGGCGCCCGGTTCCAGGGCGCGCATGTCGCAAAGCTGGCGGCGAAGCTGGTCGGCTGAGGCCATCGCCAAAGCAATCAAAGTAAGGGCGCGGCCATGGACCGCGCCCTTTTCTGTTTGGAGTGGGCCCCGGAGGGCAATTGTCGAATCGCCTGCGTCAGACGAGCCTTCCATTGGAGGCCACGAGCCGGCCGCCCTTGTAGACGTCGCGCGGCTTGGGCACTTCGATCACGGCCTGCGGGACGTGCGGTGCATCGAGCACGACGAAATCGGCCCGAGCGCCAGGGCGGATCCCATAGTCTTCGAGCCCGAGCGCACGTGCTCCTGCTTCGGTCACGACATCGAAAGCAGCGGCGAGCATATCGTCGGTATAAAAGCCCGAGCGATAGGCGATCATCGAGGCTCGGCTGAGCATGTCGCCGTCGCCGAAGGGCCACCACGAATCGCGAATGTTATCGCTGCCGGAGAAAACCGTGACCCCCTCGCTTCTCAGAAGCGCGACCGGCGGGAAGCCATGGTCGCCAGGCGCGTTGGTCATGATCGCGACGCCGGATCGGGCGAGCAGGGCGCCGGTGCGCTTTGCTAGATCCTCAGGCACGTCGCCGAGGCCGTAGGCGTGGCTGATCGCCACTTTGCCGCCCATTGCGAGCGCCTGTGTTCGCGCACAGATCTGCTCGATCTCGAAGATGCCGAGCGTACCCATGTCGTGCAGGTGGATATCGACGTCGACGCCGCGCTTCTCGGCCACGCCGAACACGACGTCGAGGTGTTTTTCGACATCACGGTCAAAACTTGCGGGATCGAGCCCGCCAACCAGATCAGCGCCGAGCCTGATCGCTTCATCGAGCAATTGCGGCGTGCCGGGACTGGAAAGAATGCCGTTTTGCGGGAAGGCCACGAGTTGGATATCGATTCTATCGCGATATTCGTCGCGAACCGAGAGAATCGTCTCCAGCGATTTCAGCCCGACCGAACCGTCTACCATCACGTGGCTGCGCATGTGCGTGGCGCCATTGGCGATACACAGTTCCAGTTGATTGCGCGCCCTGACGTCCATCGGCGCCGCCTTCGCCATGTTGTCTGCCTGAAACGCCACCCGCTCACGCACGTCGAACCCGTTGGTGCAAGGGCGATGTGGCTTCCATTCGTCGCCGTAGAAGCTTGTGTCGAGATGGATATGGCCCTCGACGAGCCCGGGAATCACAAGGCGCCCGCGCAGGTCTTCCGAAGACCCTTCGACTGGCGATCCGGCGCTGTCGATCGCTTCGATCGTGCCGCCGGAAACACGGATATTCACGAGGCGTCCGTCGGCGAGCCTAGCGCTATGGAAGGTCGTTTTGTTCGTCATCATAGTCTCCATGGCGCAGTCATAAAGCTGCTGGCCAAAGGCCAGGGGGAGGGGCAGTCGGCCGATGGGTGTCGCCGACCGCGATGCGCCAGCAAAGTAGAATCTCATTGTGGCTAGCAAACGCTGCCGGCGGAGAAAACCATGCAAATATTGAAGCGCAACTGGTTCGGCTGCACGTTTGCCATGCTCGCCTTCTCAATTGCCGGTTTCGTTTCGCTTTTAGAATATCAAAAAAGCCCCGCACGGTGGCGGGGCAAAGGAGCGTCACGCTTGGCTCGTGGTGACGCGGGGAAGCTGGGAGTAACCAGCTGGCCCATCTACGACTTTGGTCTAAGGCATGGGAAGGTCTGATTCCGCGAATCCGGTACGGTTGCGTGAAAAAAAGACACCCGTCGAAGTGGGGCTCAACTTTCAACGAGATTCGTCTGCAGGTGCGGCCTTGTTATCGGAGCTGCTGGCGGAGATCGAGTTTGCTGCTACTGCGCCAACGGACGGAGCGGTGCGGGGCCGGAGATGTGGAGAGATGTCGACACGCGCCGAATTGTGTCCGTCGCGTCGTTTCCTGTGCCGAATCTTTCTGGCCTTCCGCGAACCCATTTCCGACGCACGATGCCGGAACGCCTCGGAAAGCTAAATCATTTGGGGGAAGGATGGTGGGCGATGACGGACTCGAACCGCCGACATCCTCGGTGTAAACGAGGCGCTCTACCAACTGAGCTAATCGCCCGCCGCGTTGGTGGCCGTGATCTATGCGGAACCGGAGGAAACCGCAAGGGCTGTTGTGATGTTTTCTGAAAATTTTTGTGGGCAGTCGGTGAGGTCGGCCGGAGGAGCACTGGATCGCACTCTTAGGAAGCATCGGGTGTCTTGCGGGCGTGGCGGTCTCATGCGTTGGCGACCCGACAATATATAGACGATATAAGGCGGGACGCTGTGGAAAAGTCTCTGACTCACTCTTTGTGGAGCTGTAGCCGGGCAGCCGGTAGCCGTGATGTGAACTTTGCTGGAGGGCGGGGGTCTCCAACTATGCGGCATTTCAAGCATGGGACAATCTGACGGCTGAGGCGCTGTCGATTGGGGTTTTCAACAATTTGCGTCACGTCATCGTTTTGTTTTCAAACCTGCTTGACACCCAAAAGGGAACCCCTTAGTTAGCCGCTCATCGAACGGCCCCGGCCGCTTCGGGAGGGTGCCTCGGCATCTGGACCATTGAAAGAAGTGCGGGTGTAGCTCAGTCGGTTAGAGTGCCGGCCTGTCACGCCGGAGGTCGCGGGTTCGAGCCCCGTCACTCGCGCCATTTCACTTGTCCGGTCTGCCTAAAGGGGTATCATGGCCGCAAGGCCAAATGCGCGGGTGTAGCTCAGTCGGTTAGAGTGCCGGCCTGTCACGCCGGAGGTCGCGGGTTCGAGCCCCGTCACTCGCGCCACTCATCTTTTTCGGTGTCACTTAAAACTGGTCTCTATGCCCTGCTGCGAGGCGACTGAAGCTGGTTGCCTGTGTGGGATAAGCGAGATGGCGCATATCGCTGCGACCAGGCCCGCGATCAGGATTATGCCAAGGTTCAGTCTTTTTAATTGCATATGAGGATCCGCCGATTCGGTGGCGGTCATTGTGTCGCGCAATACTGACGGTGAACTGAACGCGCCCCCGATCTATCTGCGGCAAACGTGCGTGCCGCCGAATCGTGGCTTTCTGTCGACTGGTCCTGATCTTCGTCAGTTTCCGATTTGTCCCTCACGTGTCGGCACGGCAATTTGTGCGCAATGAATGGGTGAATGCCCGACCAAAGCCTTGCGCGGGGGCGCTCACTGCGCTAACGACGTGCCGTTGCAACATACTTTCTCGGCTTGCAGTCATCAGACCCGGTGGCGCGTCTCCCGCGCCCGACGCAGGCAGGACGGACGACAATGACTGAACTTCTCGGATCCTACATCCCGATCGCCATCTTCATCGGCATAGCGCTTGTGATCGGCATCGCGCTTCTCATCGCGCCCTTTGCTGTCGCCTATAAGGCGCCCGATTCGGAAAAGCTCTCGGCCTATGAGTGCGGCTTCAATGCATTCGACGATGCGCGCATGAAATTCGACATCCGCTTCTACCTGGTGTCGATTCTCTTCATCATCTTCGATCTCGAGGTCGCATTCCTTTTCCCCTGGGCGGTCTCGTTCCACGATCTTGGCTGGTTCGGTTTCTGGTCGATGATGGTTTTCCTCTTGGTGCTCACCATCGGCTTCATCTATGAATGGAAGAAGGGAGCGCTGGAATGGAATTGACCTCCGGCACCACGCT encodes:
- the wrbA gene encoding NAD(P)H:quinone oxidoreductase type IV, encoding MAKVLVLYYSAYGHIETMANAVAEGVRSAGAEAVVKRVPELVPEEVAKASHFKLDQAAPIATIDELEEYDAIIVGAGTRFGTVASQMRNFWDQTGGLWFNGKLVGKIGSIFTSSATQHGGQESTLLSFMPTFLHHGMVVAGLPYAFQGQMGVDEIKGGSPYGASTIADADGSRQPSAVELDGARFQGAHVAKLAAKLVG
- a CDS encoding competence/damage-inducible protein A, translated to MTSAKIITAAMLAIGDELLSGRTKDKNIGHLADMLFLAGIDLKEVRIVADEEDMIVEALNALRGRYDYVFTSGGIGPTHDDITADAVAKAFGMPCTHDAAAMELMGAMYARRGMEFNEARQRMARMPVGARHIPNSVSTAPGFSIGNVHVMAGVPQVFIAMLDVLLPTLQTGAPVLSRSVASPFGEGDIGTQLTAIQKAHPETSIGSYPRFDGTRFSTEIVIRSREEKAAEAAEKDILAMIGEIASAKAAT
- a CDS encoding universal stress protein — encoded protein: MSYKTITAVLSTAEDAEKVTQHAIALAERHGAHLIGVHAETPIVVTIAAPMEFPDPNAIMEQQAQAQEVSRAIQKTFRTLAQRAGVPHEWRLFTGSAGYSASGVIDSARASDLVVAVQLDPTGNGPSRADIEDLLYESGRPLCLISDAVAGPEVPERVLVAWNGTRESARAVFDALPLLQEAKQIEIFTVDAHDSASEHAAFSGAEIASALTRHGLTVTVNSVSSGGDTVAHVINRRVSQTGANLLVMGAFSHSWLRHRLFGGVTSAMMKDLRVPAIMSR
- a CDS encoding NADH-quinone oxidoreductase subunit A; amino-acid sequence: MTELLGSYIPIAIFIGIALVIGIALLIAPFAVAYKAPDSEKLSAYECGFNAFDDARMKFDIRFYLVSILFIIFDLEVAFLFPWAVSFHDLGWFGFWSMMVFLLVLTIGFIYEWKKGALEWN
- a CDS encoding amidohydrolase family protein is translated as MMTNKTTFHSARLADGRLVNIRVSGGTIEAIDSAGSPVEGSSEDLRGRLVIPGLVEGHIHLDTSFYGDEWKPHRPCTNGFDVRERVAFQADNMAKAAPMDVRARNQLELCIANGATHMRSHVMVDGSVGLKSLETILSVRDEYRDRIDIQLVAFPQNGILSSPGTPQLLDEAIRLGADLVGGLDPASFDRDVEKHLDVVFGVAEKRGVDVDIHLHDMGTLGIFEIEQICARTQALAMGGKVAISHAYGLGDVPEDLAKRTGALLARSGVAIMTNAPGDHGFPPVALLRSEGVTVFSGSDNIRDSWWPFGDGDMLSRASMIAYRSGFYTDDMLAAAFDVVTEAGARALGLEDYGIRPGARADFVVLDAPHVPQAVIEVPKPRDVYKGGRLVASNGRLV